The Streptomyces sp. NBC_01268 genome segment GCATCTTGTCCCAGTCCTCGACGGTCTCGCGGACGTCGGACAGGACGCGCAGCAGGTCGGCGGTGATCTGCTTGAGGTCGGCCTTGTCGGTCTCGCGGTCGACCTCGACGTGGATCCAGGACTCGACGAGCGCGTCGTGCGGCAGGGCGCCCTTCGGCTTCTCGGTGAGCACCTCGATCAGCTTGCCGGCCACGTCGCGGCGGACGAGGACCTGCGGGTGGATGACGACGTGGATGCCGCGCCCCTGGCGGGACAGCTCGTTGGTCACGGAGTCCACGAGGAACGGCATGTCGTCGGTGACCACCTCGACGACGGAGTGACTGCAGGTCCAGCCGTTCTCCTCCACCGTCGGCGTGTGGACGCGGACGCTCGCGGTGCCCTGGGGGCGGTTCTCCGCGAGGCGGTAGTGCGAGAGTGCGGCACCGAAGACGTCGACGGGGTCGCGGTCCGTCAGGTCTTCCGGCGCCGTGTGCAGGTAATAGCGCTGGAGGTAGTCGAGCAGGGTGTCGCGGTCCGGACGCTCCCCGTTCTCCGGCCCTGTCGGAAGTCGCCCCCCGACCGGGCTGTTCTCAGCTACCCGGGCGGCCCGATCGAGCAGCTCGGCCTTGGCTTCGTCCAGCTTGGTCTGCATGTCCTCTGACTCCTGTCGCGCGCCATTGCGTGACGTCGGTGGAAGAAAGGGCACAACGCCACGACGCGGTGGTACCGGTCGAGGTCGACGTTATGCCGCGATGAGAGATGTCCGGGTGCATATCGGCCACTCGGGCCGTCGCGCCCGGACGGAAGGGATCGGCGAACGCACCGTCGGCCCGGTCGCTGTGGCGAGCCGGGCGGAAGCCGGGGGCTGCACTGCCCCCTCGGCGTATCGCGCTGATCACGGGAAAAGCCTATCGCTGTTGCCCCCCGCGCCGTCATGGTCCTTATGTGTACAAAACCAGGGGGGGAAGTTTGACACTGTGGACAGCGACGAATGGTTACCCGGGGCATATCGACGAGAGCTCTCGGGGAGACGCAGTGGCGAAGATCTTGATCGTGACCGGGGACGCGGCGGAGTCGCTGGAGGTCATGTACCCGTACCAGCGCCTCCTGGAGGAGGGGTACGAGGTCGACATCGCCGCCCCCGCGCGCAAACAGCTCCGCTTCGTGGTGCACGACTTCGAGCCGGGCTTCGACACGTACACCGAGAAGCCGGGCTACACCTGGCCCGCCGACCTGGCCTTCTCGGAGGTCGACCCGGGCTCGTACGTGGCCGTGGTCATCCCGGGCGGGCGGGCGCCGGAGTACCTGCGCAACGATCCGGAGCTGCGCAAGATCCTGAAGTCCTTCTTCGACGCGGACAAGCCGGTGGCCCAGATCTGCCACGGCCCCCTCCTGACCGCCGCGACCGGCAGCCTGGAGGGCCGCCAGGTGACCGCGTACCCGGCCCTGGAGCTCGACATGCAGGCCGCGGGCGCCACCTTCCAGGACACGGCCGCCGTGGTGGACGGCACCCTCGTCTCCTCGCGCGCCTGGCCGGACCACCCGACCTGGATGAGGGAGTTCCTGAAGGTCCTGCGCGAGGCGAAGGCGTAGCGCGGTCTCCGGGGGAGGGCGGGCACGACCCCGCCTTCCCCCGGACTCCCGCCGGGGCCGAGCCGCCCTAGACCAGCTCCTCCGCCACGGCGACCGCCTCGGCGAGCGAGTCGACCACCGGCACCCCCACGGCCTCCAGGCTGCGACGGCTGTGCGACCCCCCGGTGTAGAGCACGGCCCGCGCCCCCACGTGCAAGGCCGCCACGGCGTCGTCCGCCGCATCCCCGATGACGACGACCCGCTCCGCGGGCATCCCCTCCAGCGCCGCGAGGTGCCGCACCATGTGCCCGGACTTGCCGTCCGTGGAGGTCCGGTCCACCCGCCCGTCGACCCGCAGGAACCGCTCCGCGATCCCGTGCCGCCGCACCAGCGGTACCAGCTCCTCGTGCGGTGCGAGCGACAGCAGCGACTGGGTGAACCCGGACGCCTGCCGGGCCGCCAGCAGCTCCGCGGCCCCGGCGGTGAGCCCGCAGTCCTCCGCCCGCTGCCAGTAGTGCCGGTGGAAGGCGCCGTCCATGACGGTCCACTCGTCAGCGGTGGGCAGCCGCCCCATCAGCCGCTCGTAGAACTTCGGCACCGGCACCGTGTACAGCTCGCGGTACTGCTCCAGGGTGATCTCGTCGAGTCCCAGCTCGGCGAAGGCCGCGTTGGTCGCCCCGATCACCGCCCCGATGTCGTCGAGCAGCGTGCCGTTCCAGTCCCAGACCAGGTGTTTTCCGTGCTTCTCGTGCTTCCCCATGGAGGCACACGGTACCGGTCGCCGGCTCAGCCGAGCAGGCCCGGAATCTCCTGCACCCCGTACCAGAGCAGCTCGTGGTCCTCGGCGCCGTCCACGACGAACTGGGCGTCGTCGTCGCCCTGGTCCGCCGCTCCGAGCGCGTCCGCGGCGGCCGAGACGTCCGCCCGGGCGTCGTCGGCGTCGGCGTGCACGGCCGCGGCCTTGGCCAGCCGTACGGCTCCGGCGATCCGCACCTCGCCGAGCGCGCTCGCGTCGAGCCCCCGGTCGGGGTCGACGGCCGCGTCCTTGTCGGCGACGTCCACGGCGACGACGATCCGGCGCCGCGCGGCCTCGGGGTCACCGGCGAGCAGCCGCAGCGAGGCGGCGGCGGCGCGGTTGAGGGCCGCGTACTCCAGCTCCTCGATGTCGTCGGAGACGTACCACTCGCGCAGCGCGGGGGTGACGGCGTAGGCGGTGAGGGGCCCGGGGCCGAGCTCGCCCGCCTTGTGCGCCTGTGCGAGACCGGGAAGGGTCAGGGGGACGTAGACGCGCATGGCTGGCCGCTTTCGTAGTCGGAGACGCCCTCAGGATACGTGCGGAGTCCCCCTTCGGGGCCCCCGGCCCAGCCCCTCGCCCCGTCACCCCGGGAACCGCGCCCCTGTGACCCCGCAGGCCCCAGGGGCCCCCGCGTCACCCTGATAGGTGAACCTCCGCGCACGCCCGCACACGGGTGCGCGCCCCTTGCCCGGGCGGGCGCCGTCCCCGTACAAGATCCTCAAGTGGTTACCGACCGGTACGAGTCGGTGACCCAGCGCGAGGAACGGGGACCCGAGATGACCACGCACACCTACCGCCACGCCCTCAGCCACACCCCCACGCGCCCGGCCCGCGGCGGCGCGGGCCCCGCCGGCCCCGCCGGCCCCGCCGGCACCGGCCCGCGCGGCCGGGCGGGCACCGGGCCGCGCCGGATGCCGCCGCCACACGTCCTCTTCGCCGAGAAGCTGCTCGCCGTGCTCAGCGGGGAGCGCCCGGTGCACTGGATGCTCGGCCACACCATCGGCGAGGCGTACGAGCAGCTCGTCCGGCTCGCCCCGGGGACCCCGCTGCGCTCCTGCGGCCCCCGCCCCGTCCTGCGCCACTGCTCGGCCCGCCCGCCGGGCCCGGACGCCGTCGAGGCCTGCGCGACGATCGCGACCGGTGAGCGGGTCCGGGCCATGGCCTTCCGCCTGGAGCGCGGCCGGGACCGCCGCTGGCGCTGCGCCGCGGTGGAACTGGACGGCCTGCCGGCGTAGCCGTGGACGACCGCGGCCGTGGACGACGCGGAGGGGCCGGCCACCGCACCCGGTGACCGGCCCCTCCGTCCTGCTCCGCCGCTTACTTCTTGCGGCGACGCCCGCCCGCGTTCTTCTGCGCCTTGCGGCGCTCCGCGCGGGTCAGCCCGTCACCGGCGGCCTCGCCGCCGTCGGAGGCGAAGTCGCCCTCGACGACCGAGCCGTCACCGTCGACCTTCGGCGCGGAGAAGTGCAGCCGGTCCGGACGCTGCGGGGCGTCCAGGCCCTTGGCCCGGATCTCCGGGCGGCCGGCGCCGGCCGGGACGGCGTCCTTCTTCTCCAGGGACGGCGCGTCCTGCACCGGGACCTCCTCGACCTGCTGCTCGACCTGGACCTCCAGGTTGAACAGGTAGCCGACGGACTCCTCCTTGATGCCCTCCATCATCGCGGAGAACATGTCGAAGCCCTCGCGCTGGTACTCGACCAGCGGGTCCTTCTGGGCCATCGCCCGCAGGCCGATGCCCTCCTGCAGGTAGTCCATCTCGTAGAGGTGCTCGCGCCACTTGCGGTCGAGCACCGAGAGGACCACGCGCCGCTCCAGCTCGCGCATGATCTCCGAGCCGAGCTGGGTCTCACGGGCGCTGTACTGCTCGTGGATGTCGTCCTTGACGGACTCGGCGATGAACTCGGCCGTGATGCCCGCGCGGTCCCCGGCCGCCTCCTCCAGCTCGTCGACCGTGACCTTGGTCGGGTAGAGCTGCTTGAACGCGTTCCACAGGCGGTCCAGGTCCCACTCCTCGGCGAAGCCGTCGGCGGTCTCCTGGCGGATGTAGTCGTCGATCGTGTCGTCCATGAAGTGGCCGACCTGCTCCTGCAGGTCCTCGCCCTCCAGGACGCGGCGGCGCTCGCCGTAGATGACCTCGCGCTGGCGGTTGAGCACCTCGTCGTACTTCAGGACGTTCTTGCGCGTCTCGAAGTTCTGGCTCTCGACCTGGCCCTGCGCGGAGGCGATGGCGCGGGTGACCATCTTGTTCTCGATCGGCACGTCGTCCGGCACGTTCGCCATCGCCATCACGCGCTCGACCATGGCGGCCTTGAACAGGCGCATCAGGTCGTCGCCGAGCGACAGGTAGAAGCGGGACTCGCCCGGGTCGCCCTGACGGCCGGAACGACCGCGGAGCTGGTTGTCGATGCGGCGGGACTCGTGGCGCTCGGTGCCCAGGACGTACAGCCCGCCGAGGTCCTTGACCTCCTCGAACTCCGCCTTCACGGCCTTCTCGGCGCGCTCCAGGGCGCCCGGCAGGGCCGCGGCCCACTCCTCGACGTGCTCGACCGGGTCCAGGCCGGACTGGCGCAGCTCGGCCTCGGCGAGGTCGTCCGGGTTGCCGCCCAGCTTGATGTCGGTACCGCGGCCGGCCATGTTGGTGGCGACGGTGACGGCGCCCTTGCGGCCGGCCTGCGCGACGATCACGGCCTCGCGCTCGTGGTGCTTGGCGTTCAGCACCTCGTGCTGGATGCCGCGCTTGCTGAGCTGCTGCGACAGGTACTCGGACTTCTCGACCGAGGTGGTGCCGACGAGGACCGGCTGGCCCTTCTCGTGCTTCTCCGCGATGTCGTCGACGACGGCGGCGAACTTGGCGACCTCGGTGCGGTAGATCAGGTCCGGCTGGTCCTTGCGCTGCATGGGCTTGTTCGTCGGGATCGGCACGACGCCCAGCTTGTAGATCTGGTGGAACTCGGCCGCTTCGGTCATGGCCGTACCGGTCATGCCGGAGAGCTTGTCGTAGAGGCGGAAGAAGTTCTGGAGGGTGATCGTGGCGAGCGTCTGGTTCTCGTCCTTGATGTCCACCCCCTCCTTCGCCTCGATCGCCTGGTGCATGCCCTCGTTGTAGCGGCGGCCGGCGAGGATACGGCCGGTGTGCTCGTCGACGATCATGACTTCGCCGTCGATGACGACGTAGTCCTTGTCCTTCTTGAACAGTTCCTTCGCCTTGATGGCGTTGTTCAGGTACCCGACGAGCGGGGTGTTCACCGACTCGTAGAGGTTGTCGATGCCCAGCCAGTCCTCGACCTTGGCGACACCGGCCTCGTGGATGGCGACGGTGCGCTTCTTCTCGTCGACCTCGTAGTCGCCGGTCTCCTCGATGCCCTTCAGCGGGTTGCCGGCCTCGCCCTTGGCGAGGCGGGTGACCAGCTTGGCGAAGTCGCCGTACCACTTGGTGGCCTGGTCGGCCGGGCCGGAGATGATCAGCGGCGTACGGGCCTCGTCGACGAGGATCGAGTCGACCTCGTCGACACAGGCGTAGTTGTGGCCGCGCTGGACGAGCTCGTCCTGGGACCACGCCATGTTGTCGCGCAGGTAGTCGAAGCCGAACTCGTTGTTCGTGCCGTACGTGATGTCGGCGGCGTACTGCTCGCGGCGCTGGGCCGGGGTCATGTTGGCCAGGATGCAGCCGACCTCCAGGCCCAGGAAGCGGTGCACCCGGCCCATCATCTCGGAGTCGCGCTCGGCGAGGTAGTCGTTCACCGTGATCAGGTGGACGCCCTTGCCGGACAGCGCGTTCAGATACGCCGGCAGGGTACCGACGAGGGTCTTGCCCTCACCGGTCTTCATCTCGGCGACGTAACCGAGGTGGAGGGCGGCGCCGCCCATGATCTGGACGTCGTAGTGGCGCTGGCCGAGGACGCGCTTGGCGGCCTCGCGGACGGTGGCGAAGGCCTCCGGGAGCAGGTCGTCGAGGCTCTCACCGTCGGCGTAGCGCTGCTTGTACTCGTCCGTGAGCGCCCGCAACTCGGCGTCGGAGAGGTTCTGGAAGTCCTCTTCGATGGAGCTGACCTGGTCCGCGATGCGGTGCAGTTTGCGCAGGATCTTGCCTTCGCCTGCACGCATGAGCTTGTTGAAGACGGACACTGAGGCTGGTCTCCTTGCCGGTCGGGCCTGGCACTGGGTCTTGTCATGACTCGGGCGCGGGCACGGCAGGTGGTCCCCACCGCAACGGCCATCGTAAGCGAGACCGCCCTCGCGGAGGGAGGCCCGCTGTGCCGAAGCCCCGCTACCGCCCGTGAGACCTCCCGCAGAGAGAACGCACGAGGCCACCGGAAGGTGCCGCCCCTTACCGAAAAGTGTTCGCATCGGGCCGGGCGGGTCACCACAATTCCGTCATGGAGCCCATCACCCTGACCACGGAACGCCTGCGCCTGCGCCATTTCACCCCCGAGGACGCCGAAGCGGTCCACGCCGCCTGCCAGAACCCCGCCATCCAGCGCTGGACCACCGTTCCCTCGCCGTACACCCGTCACGACGCCGAGTTCTTCGTCACCCGTCTGGTGCCCGAGGGCTGGAGCAACGACCGGGAGTACGCCTTCGCCGTCGAGCCGGTCCAGGGCGGGCCCCTGCTGGCCGCGACCAGTCTGAGCACCCGCGCGGAGGGCGTCCTGGAGGTCGGCTTCTGGCTGGCCGAGGAGCACCGCGGCCACGGCTACATGACCGAGAGCGTCCGCGCCCTCGCCCACTGGGCCTTCACCGCCCTCGGCTGTCACCGCCTGCTGTGGCGCGCCGAGGTCGGCAACGTCCCCTCCCGCGCGGTGGCCGAACGGGCCGGCTTCACCGTGGAGGGCGTCGAGCG includes the following:
- a CDS encoding DJ-1/PfpI family protein, which translates into the protein MAKILIVTGDAAESLEVMYPYQRLLEEGYEVDIAAPARKQLRFVVHDFEPGFDTYTEKPGYTWPADLAFSEVDPGSYVAVVIPGGRAPEYLRNDPELRKILKSFFDADKPVAQICHGPLLTAATGSLEGRQVTAYPALELDMQAAGATFQDTAAVVDGTLVSSRAWPDHPTWMREFLKVLREAKA
- a CDS encoding HAD family hydrolase, which gives rise to MGKHEKHGKHLVWDWNGTLLDDIGAVIGATNAAFAELGLDEITLEQYRELYTVPVPKFYERLMGRLPTADEWTVMDGAFHRHYWQRAEDCGLTAGAAELLAARQASGFTQSLLSLAPHEELVPLVRRHGIAERFLRVDGRVDRTSTDGKSGHMVRHLAALEGMPAERVVVIGDAADDAVAALHVGARAVLYTGGSHSRRSLEAVGVPVVDSLAEAVAVAEELV
- a CDS encoding DUF6912 family protein → MRVYVPLTLPGLAQAHKAGELGPGPLTAYAVTPALREWYVSDDIEELEYAALNRAAAASLRLLAGDPEAARRRIVVAVDVADKDAAVDPDRGLDASALGEVRIAGAVRLAKAAAVHADADDARADVSAAADALGAADQGDDDAQFVVDGAEDHELLWYGVQEIPGLLG
- a CDS encoding Rv3235 family protein gives rise to the protein MPPPHVLFAEKLLAVLSGERPVHWMLGHTIGEAYEQLVRLAPGTPLRSCGPRPVLRHCSARPPGPDAVEACATIATGERVRAMAFRLERGRDRRWRCAAVELDGLPA
- the secA gene encoding preprotein translocase subunit SecA, translated to MSVFNKLMRAGEGKILRKLHRIADQVSSIEEDFQNLSDAELRALTDEYKQRYADGESLDDLLPEAFATVREAAKRVLGQRHYDVQIMGGAALHLGYVAEMKTGEGKTLVGTLPAYLNALSGKGVHLITVNDYLAERDSEMMGRVHRFLGLEVGCILANMTPAQRREQYAADITYGTNNEFGFDYLRDNMAWSQDELVQRGHNYACVDEVDSILVDEARTPLIISGPADQATKWYGDFAKLVTRLAKGEAGNPLKGIEETGDYEVDEKKRTVAIHEAGVAKVEDWLGIDNLYESVNTPLVGYLNNAIKAKELFKKDKDYVVIDGEVMIVDEHTGRILAGRRYNEGMHQAIEAKEGVDIKDENQTLATITLQNFFRLYDKLSGMTGTAMTEAAEFHQIYKLGVVPIPTNKPMQRKDQPDLIYRTEVAKFAAVVDDIAEKHEKGQPVLVGTTSVEKSEYLSQQLSKRGIQHEVLNAKHHEREAVIVAQAGRKGAVTVATNMAGRGTDIKLGGNPDDLAEAELRQSGLDPVEHVEEWAAALPGALERAEKAVKAEFEEVKDLGGLYVLGTERHESRRIDNQLRGRSGRQGDPGESRFYLSLGDDLMRLFKAAMVERVMAMANVPDDVPIENKMVTRAIASAQGQVESQNFETRKNVLKYDEVLNRQREVIYGERRRVLEGEDLQEQVGHFMDDTIDDYIRQETADGFAEEWDLDRLWNAFKQLYPTKVTVDELEEAAGDRAGITAEFIAESVKDDIHEQYSARETQLGSEIMRELERRVVLSVLDRKWREHLYEMDYLQEGIGLRAMAQKDPLVEYQREGFDMFSAMMEGIKEESVGYLFNLEVQVEQQVEEVPVQDAPSLEKKDAVPAGAGRPEIRAKGLDAPQRPDRLHFSAPKVDGDGSVVEGDFASDGGEAAGDGLTRAERRKAQKNAGGRRRKK
- a CDS encoding GNAT family N-acetyltransferase; this translates as MEPITLTTERLRLRHFTPEDAEAVHAACQNPAIQRWTTVPSPYTRHDAEFFVTRLVPEGWSNDREYAFAVEPVQGGPLLAATSLSTRAEGVLEVGFWLAEEHRGHGYMTESVRALAHWAFTALGCHRLLWRAEVGNVPSRAVAERAGFTVEGVERAGLVNKGTARDAWIGSLLPSDLGLPAKLPYLPYGG